A genomic stretch from Arenicella xantha includes:
- the gyrA gene encoding DNA gyrase subunit A gives MTDQFAKETIPANLEQEMRQSYLDYAMSVIVGRALPDVRDGLKPVHRRALFAMSQLNNDFNKPYKKSARIVGDVIGKYHPHGDTAVYDTIVRLAQDFSMRYPLVDGQGNFGSVDGDSPAAMRYTEIRLSKIAHEILADLDKETVDFYPNYDESEMQPSVMPTRIPTLLVNGSSGIAVGMATNIPPHNLTEVINGCVAMIDNEDITIDELMEHIPGPDFPTSGFINGSSGIRDAYRTGRGKIYMRARTHIETNEANGRQSIIVTELPYMVNKARLLEKIAELVKTKKIDGITELRDESDKSGMRMFIAVRRGEVAEVILNKLFQQTQLQTVFGINTVALLNNQPRLFNLRELLEEFIKHRREVVTRRTIYNLRKARARAHTLEGLAIALSNIDEMIELIKKSASPAVAKEQLLAQSWAPGVVADMISRAGDVSSKPQGLDPALGLHADAYFLSEKQAQAILDLRLHRLTGLEQDKIREEYAEVLEKIAEFINILENVGRLMEVIREELVAIREEYGDQRRTEILDQKLDLTLEDMIAEEDLVVTLSHEGYAKSQPLSDYRAQRRGGKGKSATKTKDEDFVERMFVANSHDTVLCFSDKGKVYWLKVYELPQAGRNARGKPIVNLLPLDSDEHITAILPVKEFTEGQHVFMATSDGTVKKTSLMDFSRPRSNGIIALDLVEGNSLVGVGVTNGAQEVMLFTTSGKAIRFDEHDVRRMGRTARGVRGIKLAADHLVNAMIICDAADADSAVLTLTENGYGKRTSLAEYNLQGRGGQGVISIQTSERNGNAIGAVLVEEHDEAMLITNGGTLVRTRVAEVSVIGRNTQGVKVIGVSTGEKLISVQKVAESEEEEDVAMLDGDVEALVDGVEPEASEPSDAAVDADSESDAEDTE, from the coding sequence ATGACCGACCAATTTGCTAAAGAAACCATCCCTGCTAACCTCGAGCAGGAGATGCGGCAATCGTACCTAGATTACGCTATGAGCGTTATCGTTGGGCGTGCGTTGCCAGATGTTCGTGATGGTTTGAAACCTGTGCATCGACGTGCGCTATTCGCCATGTCGCAGCTTAACAATGACTTCAATAAGCCCTATAAGAAATCGGCGCGTATTGTTGGTGATGTTATCGGTAAATACCATCCGCATGGTGATACTGCGGTTTACGATACGATTGTTCGGTTAGCGCAAGATTTTTCTATGCGTTACCCCTTGGTCGACGGTCAAGGTAACTTTGGTTCGGTTGATGGCGATTCGCCAGCCGCAATGCGTTACACCGAAATTCGTTTGTCAAAGATTGCGCATGAAATTTTGGCGGATCTCGACAAGGAGACCGTTGATTTCTACCCGAACTACGACGAAAGCGAAATGCAACCGTCGGTTATGCCGACGCGGATTCCGACGCTGTTGGTTAATGGTTCATCGGGTATCGCTGTTGGTATGGCGACCAATATTCCACCGCATAATTTGACTGAAGTCATTAACGGCTGTGTGGCTATGATCGATAATGAAGACATTACGATCGACGAATTAATGGAGCACATTCCCGGCCCAGACTTCCCGACCTCCGGTTTTATTAACGGGTCGAGCGGTATTCGCGATGCGTATCGCACGGGTCGCGGCAAAATTTATATGCGTGCACGCACGCACATTGAAACCAATGAAGCCAATGGTCGTCAGTCTATTATTGTGACTGAGTTGCCTTACATGGTGAATAAGGCACGCTTGCTTGAGAAGATCGCTGAGCTGGTTAAAACCAAAAAGATTGACGGCATCACCGAGTTACGCGACGAGTCTGATAAGAGCGGTATGCGCATGTTTATCGCTGTGCGTCGTGGTGAAGTGGCCGAGGTTATTCTAAATAAGCTGTTTCAACAAACCCAGCTGCAGACCGTATTCGGCATTAATACAGTTGCCTTGCTGAACAATCAGCCGCGCTTATTCAATTTGCGCGAGTTGCTTGAAGAATTTATCAAGCATCGTCGTGAGGTTGTTACAAGGCGTACTATTTATAACCTGCGTAAAGCGCGTGCTCGTGCTCACACATTAGAAGGTTTGGCGATTGCCTTGAGCAATATTGATGAAATGATCGAGTTGATCAAGAAATCAGCCAGTCCGGCAGTGGCCAAAGAGCAGTTGTTGGCGCAGAGTTGGGCGCCTGGCGTGGTTGCCGACATGATCTCGCGTGCTGGCGACGTTTCTTCCAAACCACAGGGCTTGGATCCAGCGCTAGGCTTACATGCTGATGCGTATTTCTTGTCCGAGAAGCAGGCGCAAGCGATTCTTGATTTGCGTTTACATCGCTTAACTGGCCTTGAGCAAGACAAGATTCGTGAAGAGTACGCTGAAGTGCTCGAAAAGATCGCTGAATTTATTAATATTCTGGAAAACGTCGGCCGCTTGATGGAAGTGATTCGTGAAGAGTTGGTGGCAATCAGAGAAGAGTATGGCGATCAGCGTCGTACTGAAATACTTGACCAAAAGCTCGACCTAACGCTTGAGGACATGATCGCTGAGGAAGACTTGGTCGTAACGTTGTCGCATGAAGGCTACGCTAAGTCGCAGCCGTTAAGTGATTATCGTGCCCAGCGACGTGGCGGCAAGGGTAAGAGCGCCACCAAAACCAAAGATGAAGACTTTGTTGAGCGCATGTTTGTGGCCAACTCGCACGATACGGTTCTGTGCTTCTCAGATAAGGGTAAAGTTTACTGGCTAAAAGTGTATGAACTGCCGCAAGCCGGGCGCAATGCGCGTGGTAAGCCGATTGTTAACTTGTTGCCACTAGATAGCGATGAGCATATTACTGCGATTCTGCCGGTTAAAGAATTTACCGAAGGTCAGCATGTATTTATGGCCACCAGTGATGGTACGGTTAAGAAGACGTCCTTGATGGATTTCTCGCGCCCGCGTTCAAACGGCATTATTGCACTCGACTTGGTTGAAGGTAATTCGTTGGTTGGCGTTGGTGTCACTAATGGTGCTCAAGAAGTAATGTTGTTTACCACATCCGGTAAGGCAATTCGTTTTGATGAGCATGATGTGCGACGTATGGGCCGCACCGCACGGGGAGTCCGAGGTATTAAATTAGCCGCCGACCACCTAGTGAACGCGATGATTATTTGTGATGCAGCCGATGCTGATTCAGCGGTGCTGACATTAACTGAAAACGGTTATGGTAAGCGTACTTCGTTGGCAGAATACAATCTTCAGGGTCGTGGTGGTCAAGGTGTAATCTCTATTCAAACTAGCGAGCGCAATGGTAATGCTATTGGTGCTGTTTTGGTTGAAGAGCACGACGAAGCCATGCTGATCACCAATGGTGGCACTTTGGTGAGGACTCGCGTTGCTGAGGTTTCGGTGATCGGTCGTAATACTCAAGGCGTGAAAGTCATTGGTGTGTCGACTGGAGAGAAGCTGATTAGTGTTCAGAAGGTCGCCGAATCCGAAGAGGAAGAAGATGTTGCTATGCTTGACGGTGATGTTGAAGCGCTAGTAGATGGTGTTGAACCTGAGGCTAGTGAGCCGAGCGACGCGGCTGTCGATGCTGACTCAGAGTCAGATGCCGAAGATACGGAATAA
- a CDS encoding glycosyltransferase yields the protein MSLNDMTSKKPRIAIIITRSDIGGAQNHVRSILAGFSSECDLLLVSGSEGLLTEYARQLRVQVEVCPSIDSYNVVGATFRLLAVLRRFDPGLVHTHSALASMSGRIAAKVLGIKTLYTVHGWHFAGLDVGVRRRLQVAMEKIMRPLTDFWITVSEFDLRLGLSAGILEGGRSKCIPNGIPDEQIERTERPFGQLRVVFVGRASYQKNIYGALQVLENAGEDVRMTIYTSGAGAAELFDLVSISKAKERCEIVLDEPRAGSLLGDYDVMLVTSRYEGMPLSVIEGLRAGLCIFSTDVCGMSELVGAKNGRLYPMTDFVGMAKSLNQVALDDVGLKSMQRESRRLYAEKFSEKLMVQAISHVYHTMI from the coding sequence ATGAGTCTCAATGATATGACCAGTAAGAAGCCGCGAATAGCTATCATAATCACTCGTAGCGATATTGGTGGTGCACAAAATCACGTTCGCTCTATCCTTGCTGGTTTCTCTTCAGAGTGCGACCTGCTTTTAGTGTCCGGTTCTGAGGGATTGTTGACAGAGTATGCCCGTCAATTAAGAGTGCAGGTTGAAGTCTGTCCATCTATTGATTCCTATAATGTGGTAGGAGCCACGTTTCGTTTGCTCGCGGTGCTGCGACGTTTTGATCCAGGGTTGGTTCACACGCACTCTGCATTGGCGTCGATGAGCGGCCGTATTGCAGCAAAGGTATTGGGTATAAAGACTCTGTATACAGTTCATGGGTGGCACTTTGCTGGGCTTGATGTTGGCGTGCGTCGACGCCTTCAGGTGGCGATGGAAAAAATTATGCGACCATTAACGGATTTTTGGATAACGGTGTCAGAGTTCGATCTAAGGTTGGGGCTCAGTGCGGGTATTCTTGAAGGGGGGCGGTCGAAATGCATACCAAATGGTATTCCGGATGAGCAGATTGAACGTACAGAGAGGCCGTTTGGTCAGCTTCGTGTTGTGTTTGTTGGTAGAGCGTCGTATCAAAAAAATATTTATGGTGCATTGCAGGTCTTAGAGAATGCCGGGGAAGATGTTCGTATGACGATATATACCTCTGGCGCGGGTGCTGCGGAGTTATTTGACCTTGTCAGTATTAGCAAAGCTAAAGAGCGTTGCGAGATTGTTTTGGATGAGCCTCGTGCCGGGTCATTGCTTGGTGATTACGATGTGATGTTGGTGACTTCACGGTATGAGGGTATGCCTCTCAGCGTGATTGAGGGGCTGCGCGCTGGGCTTTGTATTTTTAGCACAGATGTTTGTGGGATGAGTGAATTGGTGGGCGCTAAGAATGGGCGCTTATATCCGATGACGGATTTTGTTGGAATGGCTAAATCGCTAAACCAAGTTGCTTTAGATGATGTTGGTTTGAAGTCAATGCAGAGGGAGTCAAGAAGGCTTTACGCGGAAAAGTTTAGTGAGAAGTTGATGGTGCAGGCGATATCTCATGTTTATCACACAATGATTTGA
- a CDS encoding sulfotransferase family 2 domain-containing protein, with protein sequence MKKTIIAHAHIFKNAGTTIDWILERNFGSGFQDDRDDTRMRKEREYIFEVLKAKPKLRALSSHSLRLPVPSSDVWDVHTIVMLRDPMLRVRSVYDFERKQVADTPGAQNAKRMNIAEYVAWRLQDDVAPTIRNMQIRYLTSNSMPQRFSPTSEYLEEAISFVEKNPLIGVVELFDESVVLFSEHFSKTEFEIDFSYQKQNVSRARAVSREERLAELESDLGAELYARLMSANELDMQLYEFTKAAVVKRFELVDGADQKLDDLRSACRALA encoded by the coding sequence GTGAAAAAAACTATCATTGCTCATGCTCATATATTTAAAAATGCAGGAACGACGATTGACTGGATTTTAGAGCGAAATTTTGGGTCTGGCTTTCAGGATGATCGCGACGACACGAGGATGCGTAAGGAGCGCGAGTATATCTTTGAGGTGTTAAAGGCGAAGCCAAAACTGCGTGCGTTGTCTAGCCACTCACTGAGGCTTCCGGTACCTAGTAGTGATGTTTGGGATGTTCATACCATCGTGATGCTTAGAGATCCGATGCTTCGGGTTCGCTCGGTCTATGACTTTGAACGTAAGCAGGTCGCGGACACGCCAGGTGCGCAAAACGCTAAAAGAATGAATATTGCCGAGTATGTGGCTTGGCGGTTGCAGGATGATGTGGCTCCGACCATTCGAAATATGCAGATTCGCTATTTGACTTCAAATAGTATGCCTCAGCGCTTCTCTCCAACTAGTGAGTACTTAGAAGAGGCAATAAGTTTTGTGGAAAAAAATCCTTTAATCGGCGTTGTGGAGTTGTTTGATGAGAGTGTGGTGCTTTTTTCTGAGCACTTTTCAAAGACAGAGTTTGAGATAGATTTTTCTTATCAAAAACAGAATGTAAGTAGAGCTCGAGCAGTGTCAAGAGAGGAGCGTTTAGCGGAGTTGGAATCTGACTTGGGGGCAGAGTTATATGCTCGGCTTATGAGTGCTAACGAGCTTGATATGCAGTTATATGAGTTTACTAAGGCGGCGGTAGTTAAGCGATTTGAGTTGGTTGACGGTGCGGATCAAAAGCTTGATGACCTAAGGTCTGCTTGTCGAGCGCTGGCTTAG
- a CDS encoding NAD-dependent epimerase/dehydratase family protein, protein MSISAYEFNFGEPHLVLVVGRGLIGFEIAFQAKVFCSRTISVATTNTDWNNPAELKHTLSCLVEHGGYSTVDLVWAAGKGGFSASDAEMENEYNYYKDVVVSLLELPDVELRVSLISSAGGIYEHSGFVSALGQINYDRPYARWKLEQERLVLERSAVARVYRAASVYGLGLRGSRVGLINRMVMSAIAGSTVEIYALQNTLRDYIFNGDIARHVVGDIVANTQSGVQLLASGRPTSIDTLKNIVSKVTNRRLKLVYVPSAGNDKDILFAPQLTALRYQATSLEEGVRLLAANIGVAH, encoded by the coding sequence TTGAGTATATCGGCATACGAATTCAATTTTGGGGAGCCTCATTTAGTGCTGGTGGTTGGCCGGGGGTTGATTGGTTTCGAGATTGCGTTTCAGGCTAAGGTATTTTGTAGTCGAACGATAAGTGTTGCGACGACCAATACTGACTGGAATAACCCCGCGGAACTAAAGCATACGCTTTCGTGTCTTGTGGAGCATGGTGGGTATTCGACGGTTGATTTGGTTTGGGCAGCGGGCAAGGGCGGTTTTTCAGCTAGCGACGCTGAAATGGAAAATGAGTATAACTATTACAAGGATGTGGTTGTGTCGCTGCTTGAGTTGCCTGATGTGGAGCTTAGGGTGTCGCTAATAAGTTCTGCTGGAGGCATCTATGAACACTCAGGGTTTGTGTCTGCGCTGGGTCAAATTAATTATGATCGCCCGTATGCTCGTTGGAAACTGGAGCAAGAGAGGTTGGTGTTAGAGCGCTCTGCGGTTGCACGCGTTTACCGTGCCGCATCGGTTTATGGTCTTGGTTTGCGTGGTAGTCGGGTGGGGTTGATAAATAGAATGGTCATGTCGGCGATCGCTGGATCTACGGTGGAAATTTATGCGCTGCAAAATACTTTGAGAGATTACATCTTTAATGGAGACATTGCGCGCCATGTTGTCGGTGATATTGTGGCGAATACCCAGTCTGGGGTTCAGTTGCTTGCTAGTGGGCGACCTACTTCCATTGACACATTAAAAAATATTGTGTCCAAGGTTACAAACCGAAGGTTGAAGCTCGTTTATGTTCCTAGTGCAGGTAATGATAAGGATATTCTTTTTGCTCCCCAGTTGACTGCTCTACGATACCAGGCAACGAGTCTGGAAGAGGGGGTTAGGTTGTTGGCTGCCAATATCGGGGTGGCTCATTAG
- a CDS encoding glycosyltransferase produces the protein MKISVSTVTPVYCGEKYLRDLVAEIEKIRGQWERADAPMALVESIFVDDGSIDSSSEVLAQISAEYPWVRVLSLSRNYGQHSATVAGLCHSSSDWVVTLDEDLQHKPADIDQLFRAQVNNAADVVYAAPFSPAHGKSWRDLSSKVVKKILAKLTRTPQIRFFNSFRLIRGSIARAAASSSSSQTYLDIAISWFTKSAVTVAIELKDNRFIDDDESGYSLAGLINHARRLMVSSSFDIASKGLFVGVMAIILAVAAGATAIIQKILVPESVGVVGWASLVSLITFLGGVIIMILCIILEYVSVLVTNQLGRPTFFTVDRSNDSALVAWFRK, from the coding sequence ATGAAAATTTCTGTGAGTACCGTAACCCCCGTATATTGTGGCGAGAAATATCTTCGAGACTTAGTTGCTGAAATTGAAAAGATTAGGGGTCAGTGGGAGCGGGCCGATGCGCCAATGGCCTTAGTCGAATCCATTTTTGTCGATGATGGTTCCATCGACTCGTCCAGTGAGGTGCTGGCACAGATAAGTGCAGAGTATCCATGGGTAAGGGTGTTGAGTTTATCGAGGAACTACGGGCAGCACTCGGCAACCGTTGCAGGCTTGTGTCACTCATCAAGTGATTGGGTGGTCACATTGGATGAAGATCTTCAGCACAAACCAGCTGACATCGACCAATTATTCCGAGCTCAAGTAAATAATGCTGCGGATGTGGTCTATGCCGCACCTTTTAGTCCAGCGCACGGTAAAAGTTGGCGCGATCTGTCGTCCAAAGTTGTTAAGAAAATATTGGCAAAGCTTACGCGAACGCCGCAGATAAGATTTTTTAATAGCTTTAGACTGATTCGCGGCAGTATTGCAAGAGCCGCAGCTAGCTCAAGTAGTAGTCAGACCTATCTCGATATTGCGATATCGTGGTTCACTAAGTCTGCGGTTACGGTTGCTATCGAATTGAAAGACAATCGCTTTATTGATGATGACGAGAGTGGGTACAGTCTTGCTGGTTTAATCAATCATGCGCGCCGCTTGATGGTGAGTTCGTCATTTGATATTGCGTCGAAGGGATTGTTTGTTGGGGTGATGGCTATAATTTTAGCAGTAGCGGCTGGCGCTACCGCAATCATTCAAAAGATATTAGTGCCCGAGTCAGTGGGCGTGGTCGGATGGGCTTCTCTGGTATCGCTGATTACATTTTTGGGGGGGGTTATTATTATGATTTTGTGCATTATTCTTGAATATGTGAGCGTGTTAGTAACTAACCAGCTTGGTCGGCCAACATTCTTCACTGTCGACCGTTCAAATGATTCTGCGTTAGTGGCTTGGTTTCGTAAATAG
- a CDS encoding class I SAM-dependent methyltransferase yields MDEQVYKDMSVVEGEHWWFVARRQYLKRIIAKFVFRERVDLELCEIGSGTGGNLPLLAEFGNVTAIEMEPYARQFIEQRGLDNVVKVAGGSLPDDIDLTAQYDGVFLLDVVEHIQDDLAALKAVQKFIRKDGVLVTTVPAYQWLWSAHDVANHHCRRYTLPDYRRLLENAGYQVQYASYFNSVLFPLAVVERVSSRLKGAIDNVDTGLSIPVGVINSTLKALFGLERLWAGILNIPFGLSMVVVATKKD; encoded by the coding sequence ATGGATGAGCAAGTTTATAAAGATATGAGTGTGGTTGAGGGCGAGCACTGGTGGTTCGTTGCTAGGCGCCAATATCTAAAACGAATTATTGCCAAGTTTGTTTTTCGCGAACGCGTTGATCTAGAGCTTTGTGAGATTGGTAGTGGAACTGGTGGGAACCTTCCGCTACTCGCTGAGTTTGGTAATGTGACAGCTATTGAAATGGAGCCATACGCACGCCAATTTATTGAGCAGCGCGGATTGGATAATGTCGTTAAGGTTGCAGGTGGTTCATTGCCAGATGATATTGACTTGACGGCTCAATATGATGGCGTGTTTTTGTTAGATGTAGTGGAGCACATTCAGGATGATCTGGCTGCGTTAAAGGCCGTTCAAAAGTTTATTCGCAAAGATGGTGTTTTAGTGACCACAGTGCCCGCATATCAATGGCTGTGGTCTGCGCATGATGTTGCGAATCATCATTGTCGCCGGTACACACTGCCAGATTATCGCCGCTTACTCGAAAATGCAGGGTATCAGGTCCAGTATGCGTCATACTTTAATTCTGTTTTGTTTCCACTCGCGGTCGTTGAAAGGGTCTCTAGTCGACTCAAAGGAGCTATAGACAATGTTGATACGGGGCTCTCTATTCCAGTCGGGGTTATAAATAGCACGCTTAAAGCCTTGTTTGGATTGGAGCGGTTATGGGCTGGAATTCTGAATATTCCATTCGGCCTGTCCATGGTTGTTGTTGCAACAAAGAAAGATTAG
- a CDS encoding EamA family transporter, giving the protein MSTFAQLILKVGANKIRADGLTEKVDLSSISYVLSYFNIYILLGLAIYVVSAANWIWVLTRVEISAAYPFISLGFIMTLAAGVGVFGETLSFGKVFGTALIVVGCVFVARA; this is encoded by the coding sequence ATGTCGACATTTGCGCAATTGATACTCAAAGTTGGTGCTAATAAGATTCGTGCAGACGGGTTGACTGAAAAGGTCGACTTGTCGAGTATCAGCTATGTTTTATCGTATTTTAATATATATATCTTGCTTGGTTTGGCAATTTACGTGGTGAGTGCTGCCAACTGGATATGGGTGCTAACTAGAGTTGAAATCTCGGCAGCTTATCCGTTTATTAGTTTAGGTTTCATAATGACTCTTGCTGCTGGTGTGGGGGTATTTGGGGAAACATTGTCATTTGGCAAAGTGTTTGGCACAGCTCTTATTGTGGTCGGGTGTGTGTTTGTTGCGCGTGCATAA
- a CDS encoding glycosyltransferase family 4 protein: MNQKRITLAIDARPLSRGSGGIQRYLKRIIPHLIASGEFDIILYSDGLIEGVPDDILSKIKVRQTLRGKLAAVSWYWMAPIWIRLDRADSYWSPRHHLPFFTPKSTATIVTIHDFVWKKVPQTMPRIQWLTERLLMPTAIRSTNKIICISQTTQSQLEEYFPGAEKKSKVILHGEETSSHITGPSNTSKSVDSYFLTVGTLEPRKNYESLIRAFDMYCSEGGTVDLIIVGKNGWNYQSIYDEKNKSNFSSRIKILNSVNDEELITLYQGAQGFISISIDEGYGLPPQEAMAFGLPILLSTIDVYRELYPSADLWVNNHDINEISHAISQLNKLPKKNTYTPNGRLWSDCAKQHIKYIKA, from the coding sequence ATGAACCAAAAACGTATCACCCTAGCCATCGACGCACGCCCATTATCGCGTGGAAGCGGAGGAATCCAACGCTATCTAAAACGAATTATTCCCCACCTAATAGCATCAGGCGAATTTGACATTATTTTGTATTCAGATGGTCTAATTGAAGGCGTACCTGACGACATCCTTTCCAAGATCAAAGTACGGCAAACACTACGCGGAAAACTGGCAGCCGTTAGCTGGTACTGGATGGCTCCTATATGGATACGCCTTGATCGAGCCGATTCATATTGGTCGCCACGTCACCATCTACCATTTTTCACCCCAAAAAGTACGGCGACAATTGTAACGATACACGACTTTGTATGGAAAAAAGTGCCTCAAACTATGCCAAGAATACAATGGCTAACCGAACGCTTACTCATGCCGACTGCTATACGTTCCACCAATAAAATTATTTGTATTAGCCAAACCACGCAATCACAACTGGAGGAGTACTTCCCTGGCGCTGAAAAGAAGAGCAAGGTCATTTTACATGGCGAGGAGACGTCCAGCCATATCACTGGACCCAGCAATACAAGCAAATCTGTTGACAGTTATTTTTTAACCGTAGGGACTCTAGAGCCTCGCAAAAATTATGAGAGCTTAATTCGAGCGTTTGATATGTACTGCTCGGAAGGCGGCACGGTTGACCTTATTATTGTTGGCAAGAATGGCTGGAACTACCAAAGCATCTACGACGAAAAAAATAAATCCAATTTTAGTTCACGTATCAAAATTCTAAACTCAGTGAATGACGAAGAGTTAATTACCCTCTATCAAGGAGCACAAGGGTTCATTTCAATTTCGATTGATGAAGGGTATGGACTTCCACCACAGGAGGCCATGGCATTCGGCCTCCCCATACTTTTATCAACAATCGATGTGTATCGCGAACTCTATCCATCAGCAGATTTGTGGGTTAACAATCACGATATAAATGAGATATCGCACGCCATCAGCCAACTCAATAAGCTACCCAAAAAAAATACCTACACACCAAACGGGCGACTTTGGTCAGATTGCGCCAAACAACACATAAAATACATAAAAGCTTGA
- a CDS encoding class I SAM-dependent methyltransferase, with translation MKEVNKKGEGNFSGGGVESTGGFVDAKSMSAEEMQTLISLAKKIIWLEPGVRERLQKAKVNVVPSNFYSDIPSVADIRESFEYREEDVPVFDNIFDLEALRSFIDVIQVYAKEFTPPSDGDRENVTGFYWSNPAFSRLDAMSYYCMIRHFKPKKILEIGSGFSTLVADAAIKANGFGEIVCIEPYPMDFLENIDSVKEIVREKVQDIPVADAVAMIDESDIWFIDSTHTVKIGSDCLYIYLKLMPEVKTKTIVHSHDIYLPFGMPKSSALNSHIYWTEQYLLYAYLLDNPKASVLFGSWFTHCCMNIEAKKLMEGTGVGTRGASFWYSLNCD, from the coding sequence ATGAAAGAAGTTAACAAAAAGGGGGAGGGCAACTTTTCCGGAGGTGGTGTAGAGTCTACGGGAGGTTTTGTAGACGCTAAAAGTATGTCTGCTGAGGAAATGCAGACGTTAATCAGTTTAGCGAAAAAGATAATTTGGCTTGAGCCTGGTGTGCGAGAGCGCCTTCAAAAGGCTAAAGTAAACGTGGTGCCGAGCAATTTCTATTCGGATATTCCCTCTGTAGCTGATATTCGAGAGTCGTTTGAATACCGTGAAGAGGATGTGCCAGTATTTGACAATATATTTGACCTTGAAGCGTTACGTTCATTTATCGACGTTATTCAGGTGTATGCGAAGGAATTTACTCCTCCGAGCGATGGTGACCGAGAAAATGTTACAGGGTTTTATTGGTCAAATCCTGCGTTTTCGCGACTAGATGCAATGTCTTACTATTGTATGATTCGTCATTTCAAGCCGAAAAAAATACTCGAAATAGGCTCAGGGTTTTCCACGCTTGTCGCGGATGCGGCAATAAAGGCAAATGGTTTTGGTGAGATTGTTTGTATTGAACCTTATCCGATGGACTTCTTGGAAAATATTGATAGCGTAAAAGAAATTGTTCGTGAGAAAGTGCAAGATATTCCAGTGGCCGACGCAGTGGCCATGATCGATGAGTCGGATATTTGGTTTATTGATTCTACTCATACCGTAAAAATTGGCAGCGACTGTCTCTACATCTATCTGAAGTTGATGCCGGAAGTTAAAACCAAAACCATCGTGCATTCTCACGATATCTACTTACCGTTCGGGATGCCGAAGTCGAGCGCCCTAAACTCGCATATTTATTGGACTGAGCAGTACTTGCTCTATGCCTATTTATTAGATAATCCTAAAGCCAGTGTTCTGTTCGGTAGCTGGTTTACTCATTGCTGTATGAATATCGAGGCGAAAAAATTAATGGAAGGCACCGGAGTTGGGACCCGTGGTGCCTCATTTTGGTATAGCTTGAACTGTGACTAA